GCGGGGATCCTGCCGTTCGCCCCGGGCTCGGACGGCGGCGGATCCGTGCGCATCCCGGCCGCGGCGTGCGGGCTGGTCGGCCTGAAGCCGGGCCGGGGGACGGTGCCCACCGACCCGGGCGAGGACGCGGTGACCAACCTGACCGTCTCCGGCCCGCTGGCGCACACCGTCGAGGACGCGGCCCTGCTGTTCGACGTCATGACCTCCCCCGAGGGCCTGGAGGGGCGCACCGGCCCGGACCTGCGCCGGTTCCTCGACGCGCGGGCCGCGGGCGAGCCGGTGGCCCCGGTCCGGATCGGGGTGAGCACGGCGTCCCCGTTCTCCCCGGACCTGGAGATCACGCTGGCCCGGCCGGCTCTGTCCGCGCTCGCCCGCTCCGGCGCCGCGCTGGCCGCGGGCGGCCACGCGGTGGACGAGTTCGTGCCCCACTACGGGGAGCGCTACCACCGCGACTTCCGCACCGCGTGGACCTCGGGCCTGCTGAAGGCGCCCCTGCCGGACGGCGCGGAGGCGCTCGTCGGGCCCGTGGCGGCGTCGTTCCTGGCCTCGGCGCGAGCCGCCGGGCCGGAGCAGATCGCCACGGCGATCGGGCGGCTGGAGGCCTGGGCCGCCGACGTGCGCGGGCAGTTCGCGGCCGTGGACGTCGTCATGACCCCGGTGCTGGCGTTCGCGCCGCCGGCGATCGGGCACTTCCTGGCGCTGGACCCGGAGGAGAACTACGCGGAGCAGTGCCGGTTCACGCCGTACACGTCCATGGTGAACGTCCTCGGCCTGCCCGCCGTGGCCGTGCCGGTGCTCCGTGACGAGGCCGGGCTGAGCTGGTCCGTGCAGCTGGTGGGCCGCCCCGGCGCCGAGGGGCGCCTGCTGGAGCTCGCCGGCCACCTGCGGCTGCTCCTGGCCGGCTGAGCCGGGCCAGGCGGGGTCGGGCCAGGCGGGGTCGGCCCGGGACCCCGCCCCGTCAGCCCTCGGCGGCACCCTCCTCGAGCAGGCCGCGCAGGAACCCGGCGAACCCGCCGGGCGTGCGGCCCTCCAGCCGGGAGGAGGTGTGCACCCGCACCCGGTCCGTGGCGAGCACCCGGTCCTCGCCCAGGGCCCGCACGGCCTCCGCGAGGCGGACGTCCTCGTGCTCGGCGACCTCCGCGAACCCGCCGGCCCGCTCGTAGAGCCCCCACGGCAGGCCGAGGTTCGCCCCGTGCACGTGGGGGTGGTCCTCGCGGTGCTCGTAGTCGGCGCGCCACCGGTGGGCCAGGTCGTCGTCGGCGTGGGCGGGCAGGTCCACGGTGCCCAGCACCAGCACCTGGCCGTCGGCGCGACGTCGGGCCGCCAGGGCGGGCTGGCCCACGAGCCAGTCCGCGGGGACGCGGGTGTCCGCGTCCGTGGAGGCCAGCCACAGCGCCTCGGCGGGCACGTCCGGGAACAGGCCGCGGGCATGGCGGGCGGCCGCTGCACGGGCCCGCCCCACCCCGCCGGCGCCGGGGGCCAGCTCGAGCACGCGGATCCGGGGGTCCCGCGCACGGGCGGCGTGGGCGGCCTCGAGGGTGGGGGCGTCGTCGGCGGGCACGACCGTGACGACGGCGGCCGAGCCCTGGGTGTGCTGCGCCTCCCAGAGGTCGAGGGCGGCGGAGAGCGCGTCCAGGCCGGCGGGCAGGTGCTCGGCCTCGTCCATGGCCGGCACGACGGCCACGGCGTGCGTGGCGGCCGCGGCGCGGGCGTGCACGGACAGGCGCAGGTCCGCCTCCACGTGCTCGGAGAGCAGCCGCCAGCGGGGGTCAGCGGCCACCCGGTCGTGCACGGCGTCCCCGTCCAGGGGCCAGCCGGTGATGGGCTGGCGCCAGTGGCACAGCAGCAGCTCGCCACCCGCGCCCAGGGAGGCGTCGGCGGCGTCGACGAGGGCGTCGAGCTCCTCGGGCTGCAGGAAGTAGCCGATCTCGGAGGCGACGACGAGGTCCGCCGGCGCCCCGGCGCCCTCCTCGGCCGGGCCGACGTCGGCGGGCCAGTCCGCGGGCAGCACGGCGCGGCGCACCTCGGCGTGCGGGATCTCCGCCAGGTGGGCGGCGGCGCGCTCCACCGCCACCTGGGACGCCTCCAGGCCCACCACGCGCTCGGCGCGCTCGGCCAGCGCGGCGGTGAGCACGCCGATCGACGCGCCCGCCTCCACCACCGTCCCGTAGCGCGGACGCGGGAGCACGGCCAGGGTGAGCGCCCGCTTGCGGGCCTCGTAGGGGCTGGTCAGGTACCGCCAGGGGTCCTCGTGCTCGCGGTAGAGCCGGTCGAACACGGCGGAGGCGCGGGAGGCGTCGGCGTCGTCGGGGGCGGTGCGCCGGTAGGTCTCGAAGCCGCGGGTGAAGTGGGCGATCATCCGCTCCGGCAGGATCGCCTCGTCCCCCGGGGCGGCGGAGAGCGGACGCGTCTGGGAGGCGTGCGCATCCAGGGCGGCCAGGCGGGCGGCGTCGTCGCCGGCGGCCAGCTCCAGGCGGCGGTAGCGCCGCGGGGCCAGGTCCTCCGGGGCGCCCCAGTGCCAGAGCCACAGGGGGAAGGCGTACAGCTCGAGGTCGTGGTCGGCCGCGAGGGCCGCGGCAGCGGCGCCCACCGCGTCGTGGTCGCCGTGGCCGTCGTCCGGGTCGTGGGAGACCAGCACGACGGCGCCGCCGCCCTCCTCCGCGGGGGTGCGCCCGGCGAGGACGCGCTCCAGCGCGGCGCGGACCTCGTCGGGACGGTCGGTCAGGCCGCCGTCGGGCAGGGCGAGGGACTCCCAGGTCAGGGCGCCGGCGTCGGGGCCGAGGCCGTCCGCGAGCGCGGCCAGGGCGTGGTCCATCTCCGCGCGGCGCAGGCGCACCAGGTCCGCGGGGGTGTGGGTGGGGGAGTCGGGGTGGGAGGCCTCCCCCGCCGTGGCGACCGCGACGTGCACGGCGGCCCCGCCGCGCAGGGCGGCGCGGATCAGGCCGGCCGCGCCCAGGGTCTCGTCGTCCGGGTGGGCCACGGCCACCAGCAGGGTGTCCGCGCGGGTCCACGCGCGCGCGGGCAGGGCGGGCAGCTCCCCCACGCCGGCGGCCATCCAGACGGCCTCGGCGGTGCCGTCGTCCCGATGGTCGAAGCTCACCACGGCTGCAGCTCCGCCCGCTCGGCGGGGTCCGCGGCGAGCAGCGACTCGGCGAGCCGGGCGTCGTCGCGGGGGCCGTGGTGCTGGCGCAGGTACACCTGCAGGTCGGCGACGGCGCGGGCGTGGGCGGCGTCGCCGGTGAGCGGGCCGGGGCCGGTGGCCTGCCCGACGACGTCCAGCACCTCCGTGCACAGCTGCGCCACGGTGCCGCGGATGCGGTCCGCCTCCACGAGGCCGTGGGCGTGGTCGAGGCGGCCGGCGTCGACGTCGTCCGCGGCGCGGCCCAGCAGGGAGGCCATGGCGTGCAGGTGGCGGTCCACCCGGCCGAGCGCCGCGAGACCGACCTGGTCCGGGCCCGGACCGGAGCCGTCTGAGGCGGCCGCGGTGCGCCGCTCGAGGGACGTGCGCAGGGTGCGGGCCACGTGCACGGCGCCGCCGAACCACACGGCGGCCACGCCGATCCCGCCCCACGCGAACCCGGGGCGGCGCAGGTACCACTCCGGGCCGCCGACCGGCACCGCGGGCACGTCCGCGAACCGCAGGCCCACGGTGGTGATCGGCGCGAGGCCGAGGGACGGCCAACGGGGGTCGGCGACCTCCATGCCCGGCTCCCCGAGGTCCACGAGGAACGCCCGGCGGAGCCCGTCCTCCTGACGGGCGGTGACCACGGCGGCGGTGCAACGGTCCGCGAGCGAGCACCACGGCTTGTCCCCGTCCAGGCGCCAGACGGCGTCCTCGTCCCCCACGGCCGCCCCGGGGGCCGGGCGGGCGGAGGGGCTGACGCCGCCGGACTCGGACGCGTAGACGCCCAGTACGCCCCGCGGAGCGGGCACGCCGGCCTGGTCGAGGATCGAGAGGGCGTCCAGGTGCGGCTCCAGCACGCGGGCCGCGGGGAGGGAGACGGCGCCCACGGAGGCGAGCAGCTCCCACTGCCGGCGGGTGCGGCCCGCGCCGGTGAGCGGCAGGTCCAGGGAGGCGGCGGCGTCGTCACCGGAGAGCAGGGCGAGGATCGGCTCGATCCCGGCCTCGCCGTCCTCGCCGTCCCGCGCGGCGGCCAGCAGGGCGGCCTCGGCCTCGGTGGGGGCGGCGGGGCGGCCGTCGCCCTCGGCACCGGGCAGGTGGACCCACGGGGTCTCGGACACGGGTGACCTCCCGGAGCGGTGGGGGCGTCGCGGCGGGCGCCGCGACCGGAGCCCGACCCTAGTCAGCCGGGCGTCGGGGCGGGAAGGCCCGAGGATCGCCGGCGGGGGCGGCGGCGGACCGCCCGTCGGCCCGCCTGGGGAGCCTTTCTTGACACGTTCAAGACTATGGGGTGAGGTGGACGGCATGAGCACCGTCACGGTCGAGCAGCCCGAGGAGAGCGCCCTGCTGCGCTCCGTCGGCCTGCGCGTGACGCGGCCCCGCGTGGCCGTGCTCCAGGGCCTGCGCCGCCACCCCCACGCCGACGCCGGATCCCTCCTCTCCGCGGTCCGCGAGGACCTCCCGCAGGTGTCCCACCAGGCGGTCTACGACTGCCTGCACGTGCTCACCGACGCCGGGCTGGTCCGCTCCCTCCAGCCGGCCGGCTCCCCGGCCCGCTACGAGCTCGCGGCCCACGACAACCACCACCACCTGGTGTGCCGCGGCTGCGGCGACCTCGTGGACGTGCCGTGCCAGACCGGCGTCGCGCCGTGCCTGCACGCCCCCGAGGACCACGGATTCCTCATCGAGGAGGCCGAGGTCTACTACTGGGGCCTGTGCCCCGACTGCCGTTCCGGCGGGTATACGACGACGTCGGACGGGACCCCCGCGCCGGCGCCCCCGGCCCCCTGACGGGTCCGGGCCCCTGTCCACCCCAGTCCGAGACCGGCTGCCCGGCCGGCACGTGCCCGGTGATGCACGGCAAGGGCGCCTCCCTCCCGCACCCCACCTCCGGCGACGCCAACCAGCAGTGGTGGCCGAACCGCCTGAACCTGAAGATCCTGGCCAAGGAGCAGCAGGTCATCAACGCGCACGACGCGGACTTCGACTACCCGACGGCCTTCGCCGCGCTGGACCTGGACGAGGTCAAGAAGACCATCGCCGAGGTGCTCACCACCTCCAAGGACTGGTGGCCGGCCGACGTCGGCAACTACGGCCCCTTCATGATCCGCATGGCCTGGCACTCCGCCGGCACCTACCGCTCCGGCGACGGCCGCGGCGGCGCCGGCACCGGCCAACCTCTGACAGCCCGACCGGCCGCCGACGACGGGCGTCCACCCCACCGGGTGGGCGCCCGCTCAGCCTTCCCCCCGGGCGCGGGGCCGTGCCTACAGTGACGGCATGAGCACCCCCGCCGCCGGTCGCGCCGGCACCCCCGCCCTCCCCGAGGACCTCATCGACGTCGAGGCCCTCCTCGCCGCCTACCGGGACCTCCACCCGGACCCCGCCGACCCGGCCCAGAAGGTCGTGTTCGGCACGTCCGGACACCGCGGGTCCGCGCTGAAGTCCTCCTTCAACGACGACCACATCGCCGCGATCACGCAGGCCGTCGTCGAGTACCGCGCGGAGCACGGGATCACCGGCGCGATCCTCGTGGGCAAGGACACGCACGCCCTCTCCGGGCCCGCGCAGGACACCGCGGTGCAGGTGCTGCTGGCCAACGACGTCGAGGTGCTGGTGGACTCCCGCGGCGGCTTCACGCCCACCCCGGCGGTCTCCCACGCGATCCTGCACCTGAACGCGGGCCGTGACCTGACGGCGGCGGGCTTCTCCGCGGACGGGGACAACGCCGGCCTGGTGGACGGCCTGGTGATCACCCCGTCGCACAACCCGCCGGCGGACGGCGGCTTCAAGTACAACCCGCCGCACGGCGGGCCCGCGGACACGGACGCGACGTCCTGGATCGCGGCCCGCGCCAACGACCTGCTCGCCGCGCGCCTGGACGGCGTCACGCGCCTGGCCCCGGAGGACGTGGAGGGCCACGCGAAGCTCGGCTCCTTCGACTTCCTGGACCGCTACGTCACCGACCTGCCCCAGGTGATCGACCTGGACGCGATCCGCGAGGCCGGTGTGCGCATCGGCGCCGACCCCATGGGCGGCGCATCGGTGGCGTACTGGGGGGAGATCGGCCGCCGCCACGGCCTGGACCTGACCGTGGTGAACCCGGACGTGGACCCGCAGTTCGGGTTCATGACCCTGGACTGGGACGGGAAGATCCGCATGGACTGCTCGTCCCCGAACGCCATGGCCTCCCTGATCGAGCGCATGACCCCGGACGCGGACGGGCACGCGCCGTTCGACGTCGCCACGGGCAACGACGCCGACTCCGACCGGCACGGGATCGTCACCCCGGACGGGGGCCTGATGAACCCCAACCACTTCCTCGCCGTCTCGATCGACTACCTGTACCGGAACCGCTCGCAGTGGCCGCAGAACGCCGGCGTGGGCAAGACGCTGGTGTCCTCCTCGATGATCGACCGCGTGGCCACAGACCTCGGACGCGAGCTCGTGGAGGTGCCGGTGGGCTTCAAGTGGTTCGTGCCGGGGCTGCTCTCCGGGACGGGCGTGTTCGGCGGCGAGGAGTCCGCGGGTGCGTCCTTCGTGAAGTTCGACGGCGGCGCGTGGTCCACGGACAAGGACGGCCTGCTGCTGTGCCTCCTGGCCGCGGAGATCCAGGCCGTCACCGGCCAGTCCCCGTCCGAGCGGTACCGCGACCTCGTGGCGCTGCACGGCGACCCCGCCTACGCACGCATCGACGCCCCGGCCACCGCGGAGCAGAAGGCCGCGCTCAAGGCCCTCTCCCCCGACGACGTCACCGCCACCGAGCTGGCCGGGGAGACGATCCTGGCCGCCCTCACCAACGCGCCCGGCAACGACGCCCCGATCGGCGGGCTCAAGGTGGTCACCAAGAACGCGTGGTTCGCGGCCCGCCCCTCCGGCACGGAGGACGTGTACAAGATCTACGCCGAGTCCTTCCTGGGCGAGGAGCACCTGAAGCAGGTGCAGCAGGAGGCGCAGGCGATCGTCGACGCGGTGATCTCCTGACCCCCTGACGCTTTCGTTCGGGAAACGGCGGCGTGTCGCACCGTTTTCGTTCGGGAAACAGCCGCGCGGGCGCCGTTTCCCGAACGAAAAGACCCTGGGGGCGCCGTCTTCCGAACGAAAGTGCACGGGTCGCGCGGGGGACGACGGCGCCACGCCCTGCCGCCGCACAGGGCCGCTCGGTAGCGTGGCCGCATGAGTACGCAGCCCCCCGGCCTGACCACGGACTCCCCCGACTCCCCCGCCGACGATCCCGTCCGCGAGCCGTTGCCCACCGAGGCCCTGCCGATCGCGCCGGCCGGGCCCCGACCCGAGGAGCCGCGGGCCGCCGTCGAGCGTCTGCGCGCCGCCGCCCGCTCCCGCGCCGCCCACCCGCGCGCGGTGCGGGTGCGCCAGCTCAAGGGCCTGAAGCGGATGCTGACCGAGCACGCGGACCGGTTCGTCGCGGCGCTCGGCACGGACCTGGGCAAGCCGTCCACCGAGGCGCTGATCACGGAGATCGTCTCGGTGCGCTCCGAGGTGGACCACGCACTGCTGCACCTGACCGACTGGATGGAGCCGCGGCCCGTGAAGCTGCCGCTAGCCCTGCGGCCCGCGAGCGCGGAGGTCCGGCCGCGGCCCAAGGGTCTCGTGCTGGTCATCGGCGCGTGGAACTACCCGGTGCAGCTCGCACTCGCCCCGGTCGTGGGCGCGCTGGCGGCCGGCAACACGGTGGTGCTCAGCCCGTCGGAGAAGGCCCCGGCCACGGCGGCGGCGCTGCGGGAGCTGGTGCCGCAGTACCTGGACTCCGCGCTGGTCTCCGTGGTGGCGGGCGGCAAGGACTGCAACACCGAGCTGCTGGCGGAGCCGTGGGACCACATCCTCTACACCGGCGGGGAGCGCGTGGGCCGGATCGTCTACGAGGCGGCGGCGAAGACCCTCTCCCCCGTGACGCTCGAGCTGGGCGGCAAGTCGCCGGCGGTGGTGACGCCGTCGCGGAACACGGGCGCGATGGCCCGCCGCATCACGTGGGCGAAGTTCACCAACGCGGGTCAGACGTGCGTGGCCCCGGACTACGTGCTGGCCGTCGGCGAGGCCGCGCTGCGTCAGATGACCGCCGAGCTCCCCGCAGCCCTGCGCGAGTTCTACGGCGACGACCCCCGCGCGTCGAGGGACTACGGCCGGCTCATCTCCGCCGAGCACGCGGAGCGGTTGCGGGAGATGCTCCAGGCGGACCTCGACGCCGGCGCCGAGCTGTTCGTCGGCGGCGACGTGGACGTAGCGGGGCGGTACATGGCGCCGACCGTGGTGACGGGCGTCAAGCCGGACGGCGCGCTCATGCAGGAGGAGCTGTTCGGCCCGATCCTGCCCGTGCTGACCGTGGACACCTTCCAGGACGCCCTCGACTTCATCGCGGAGCGCCCGCACCCGCTGGCCGCGTACCTGTTCACGGACCGGCCGAGCTACCACCGCGCGTTCGACGACCAGGTGCAGGCCGGCGGCCTCGGCTACGACGTCGGCCTGCTGCACGCCGGCATCGCGACGCTGCCGTTCGGCGGGATCGGCGCGTCCGGGATGGGCGCGTACCACGGCATCCACGGGTTCGAGACGTTCTCCCACCTGCGCCCGTCCATCGCGAAGTCGGACCAGGTGGACACGCTCAAGACCGCCTACCCGCCGTACGGGCGGATGAAGCGGGCGCTGCTGCCGAAGATGCTCTGAGGGGGCGGGGAGCGCTTTCGTGCGGGAAACGGGAGGCTCCGCGGAGGTCCCGTCCGGGCCTTCCCGCGCCCGCGCAACGGGCCTAGGCTGGCCTCCATCGACCCCGCCGGGGTCCTCTCGAGAGGAGCCGCCGTGCGACCCTCCGCTCCCCCGCGCCGGCCGCGCGTGACCCGGATGGCGGCCATGACCGCCGTCGTCGTCCTGGGCGTGGCCGGGTGCGCCGGCCCCGAGGGCCGCACCGGCACGACGACGACGGACGGGCCCGGCACGTCCACGTCCCCGCCGCCGGTAGTCCAGCAGTCCGAGGCGGCCGCGCACCCGGCCGACAACCTGCCCCTGGGGGACGAGGCGTGGGCCGTGGTGTCGCTGACCCGCGGCGGCGAGGCGCTCGACCCCGGCCCGTGGCGTCAGGTGCGCATCGACACGTCGGAGCCGTTCATCCTCGCCATGCCGGAGCTGTGCCCGCAGCCGCGGTTCGGGATCACCGCGGTCACGGAGTCGGCGTGGGAGGCCACCCCGGACGTGGCCCAGCCGGCGATCGGCTGCGTCTCCGGCCACGAGGACGAGGCTGCGGTCGCCGCCCTGCGGGAGCTCTTCGACGGGACCGTCCAGGTGACGCCCCCGGGCGGGGCCGACGTCGAGGTGCGGCTGCGCCGCGCGGACGTGGAGCTGGTGCTGTCAGAGGAGCGGTGAAGGGCGTCGGGCGGGGCACCGGGCGGGCGGCAAGCCTCCCGTTTCCCGTACGAAAGCGCCCCGGAAGCCTCCCGTTTCCCGCACGAAAGCGCGGGGCGGCGGGTCGGGGGTCAGTGCTGGGGCCAGATCCCGCGCGTCGTGAAGACGTCGGCGAGGACGTCCGCGCGGTCGGTCATGATGCCGTCGACGCCGAGGGCGAGGAGGCGGTGCATCTCGTCCGGCTCGTCGATCACCCACACGTGCACGGGCAGCCCGGCCGCGTGGCAGCGCCGCACGAAGTCCGCGGTGACCACGCGGACGCGGCCGTGGCGCACGGGGACCTGCACGCAGTCGACGTCGAGGGCGTGGCGGGCCAGCCAGCGCGTGAGCCCCACCGGGCCGAGCGCCACCAGCGCCGCGATGGCGGCGGCCCCGCCCGGCGTCGCCACGCGGCCCGGGCCGAACGCGCGGTCCTCGTGGCCCAGCGCGGCGGGCGCCCGGCGGAACGCGCGGCGGCGCGAGTCGTGGAACGAGGCGACGAGGACCCGCTCCCACGCCTCGTGCTCCGCGAGCAGGCGGGCCATGGCGGGGGCCGCGGCGCGGTCCTTGAGGTCCACGTTGAGCCGGGCCTCGGGCAGGGCGGCGAGCAGGTCGGCGAAGCGCAGCAGCGGCTCCCCGCCGACGTGGACCTCGGTGAGCCCGTGCCACGTGTGCTCCTGAAGGCGGCCGCGGCCGGTGGTCACGCGCTCCAGCGTCTCGTCGTGGAAGACGACCAGCTCGCCGTCCGACGTCGTGCGCACGTCCAGCTCGAGGTAGGCGAAGCCGGCGTCGTGCGCGGCCTGGAAGGCGGCGAGCGAGTTCTCCCGCCCGACGTCGGCGCCCCGGTGCGCGAACCCCAGCGGCCAGCCCTCGCGCCCGGGGGCGGAGTCGGCGAGGTAGGCGGGGGCGGGGCGGGCCGGTGGAGGGGTGGAGGAGGGTCCAGAAGAGGGTGGGCGGATGCTGGACGCCGCGAGAGATCCCGAGCTGTCCTCCATCTGGCCGTTATGAGGCGTGAAATCGCCCTCATAACGGCACTCTGCAGGACAGCTCGGACAGGGAACGGCCATCTGCAGGACAGCTCGGGCACCATTCGGGGACCGAGCGGACCTTGCGCGCATCGAAGGCGAGACGGACGGTTCCCTCGCGATGGCGCACGATGGGACGCATGGGGGATGACAACGCACGCATGATCCGACGCTTCCGCAGCAGCTCGACGAGGCGCCCGCTCCACAGGTCTCTGACCCGCCGCGGCACCCGATCACGCAGGAGGCTCCACACCGACGATCGGGTGTCATTGCCTCCGAGTTCCGTCGCAGGGTTGTTCGTGGTGCCCTTCTTGGCCACGCATCTCTTCGCTTGGGGACTCTTCGCTTCTGTCTATCTGATCGCACACCCGGGAGGCGATTCCGTCTTCACCGCCTCCATGTGGAGATTCACCACCGATGTGGCGGTGAACGCCGGTCTGGCCATGGAGGATTCGCTCCTGGCCCTGACCTCCACGGGCGTGACCGTGACGGTCGCCTTGTACATTCCGGTGGCAGCCGGGCAGTTGGTCAGCCCCCGAGGCGGCGGTGAAACCCAGCGTCGCCTGGGAAGCCTCGCTCTCGCGACGTCGGGTGTGTTCGCGGGTATCACGACGGGGGCGTACATCGCATCGATGACCCACGGGGCCCACCCGGCATCGATGATTCCCGAGCTCCTCCTCCAAGGGCTCATGATCGCCCTGTCGCTTCAGCTGGGAACGCATCTCTTCGACGATCGGGAGGAACTGCGATCCCGCTTGGAGGACGACGAACGCAGACTCGAGATGCAGCTCAGCGACGCCGCCCTGAACTCGCTGTCCGACGACATCCGAGGAAAGCTCGGCGGTGACTTCACTCTCCCTCCGACGCGCCAGTGGGCGAAGGCCGCCCGCACGCTGACCCTCCGACGAATCCTGCGTCTGCTCATCTGGGTCTTCGGCTACCTACTGGCCGGTGCATTCCTCGGCGCGTTGACGTTCGCGTGCACCTCTCTGACGCTGGAGCGCGAATGGGATGCCAGGACCCTTGCTTTGGGCGCGCTCATCGGGATCTACGCGCATTTCGCAAGTGGGATGATCACCTACCACGACCAGTCCACTCCAGCCTTGAGATGGCTGGTACGAGCCATGGGAGCCACCATCTGGCTCTTGTTGCTCGCGACTGGTCTCGTGCTCCTGTCCGCATCGCCCTCGCAAGGCAGCGCTTCCTTGGGCACCGCGGTGCTCGGAGTCATCCATGTCCTGTGGCGGCGTAGGTCACCGGGCGAACAAGGTCTGCGGCTCTCACCCTTCATGCTGTCCCATCGCATCAACACGACCCTCGCTGAAGAAGCACTCACCAGCGTGTGGTCCAGGCAGCTTCACGCCGGCATCCTGCCGCGTCCCCTTCTCGGGACGACCTGCCGGACTTCGCCCTTGAGGGATGCTGCTCGCTGAGCACCCCTCACCCCAGCAGCGTGGACCGCTTCCCGGACCAGCTGACGGCCAGGACGTGGCGGGCACCGCGGCCAACACTCCCGTGTGGCATCGCTGTGCAGAGTTCTCCTGACGACTATGGTCGACACAACGGCCGTCAGGAAGGTTGGTCCATGAAGTCGATCGACAACGTCAACGTGAAGCTGGGCGACGACCTCAAGGCGGAGATCACCGCCGGGTCCAAGGTCCGCATCGCCGCGTCGGCGTTCTCGATCTACGCGTTCGAAGCCCTCCGCGAGGAACTCGAGGGCCTCGAGGAACTGCAGTTCATCTTCACAGACCCGGCCTTCTCAGCGTCCTCCATCGACGGCACACCTCGGCGGGAGCACCGCCGGTACTTCATCCCCCCGTTGGACATCGAATCCTCGCTGACCGGCACCGAATTCGAGGTGCGGCTGCGCAACCGCCTCACCCAGCGGGCCATCGCACGCGAATGCGCTGACTGGGTGCGCCGCAAGGTCCGGTTCCGTTCCAACACGTCCGGCAAGGGCATGCAGCCGATCATCGGGGTGGGTGACGACGCCGCGTACCTCCCGGTGCAGGACTTCTCCACGTCCGCGCTGGGCTACGAAGCCGGCGGGGCTCTGTCGAACGTGGTGGGGAAGTTCGAAGGACCCCTCGAGGCCGCCGGCCTGCTGACGGTGTTCGACCAAGTCTGGAATGACCCCTCCGCGCTCGAGGACGTCACCTCGACCGTGCTGGAACGCATCGAGCAGGTCTATGCCGAGAACTCTCCCCGGCACATCTACTTCCTGATCCTCAACAGCATCTTCTCGGACTTCCTCGCGGACCTTTCGGAGGACGCGCTTCCCAACGATCGCACCGGCTACCGCGAGACGAAGGTGTGGCGGGCGCTCTACGATTTCCAGCGCGACGCGG
This sequence is a window from Micrococcus porci. Protein-coding genes within it:
- a CDS encoding amidase yields the protein MAVSEPLSPSDQPTSPTPAPDAPARLLGRTALALRDALAAGELSAAEVTEASLAAAHAHAGLGAFVLLDEDGARVRAAALDARPDDAAGASLRGLPLAFKDLTDVAGLPTRMGSAVLAQAPAAAEDDPLTTRLRAAGTVLLGKTTVPEFGLDAYSENPVDPPARNPLDPSRTPGGSSGGSAAAVAAGILPFAPGSDGGGSVRIPAAACGLVGLKPGRGTVPTDPGEDAVTNLTVSGPLAHTVEDAALLFDVMTSPEGLEGRTGPDLRRFLDARAAGEPVAPVRIGVSTASPFSPDLEITLARPALSALARSGAALAAGGHAVDEFVPHYGERYHRDFRTAWTSGLLKAPLPDGAEALVGPVAASFLASARAAGPEQIATAIGRLEAWAADVRGQFAAVDVVMTPVLAFAPPAIGHFLALDPEENYAEQCRFTPYTSMVNVLGLPAVAVPVLRDEAGLSWSVQLVGRPGAEGRLLELAGHLRLLLAG
- a CDS encoding PIG-L family deacetylase → MSFDHRDDGTAEAVWMAAGVGELPALPARAWTRADTLLVAVAHPDDETLGAAGLIRAALRGGAAVHVAVATAGEASHPDSPTHTPADLVRLRRAEMDHALAALADGLGPDAGALTWESLALPDGGLTDRPDEVRAALERVLAGRTPAEEGGGAVVLVSHDPDDGHGDHDAVGAAAAALAADHDLELYAFPLWLWHWGAPEDLAPRRYRRLELAAGDDAARLAALDAHASQTRPLSAAPGDEAILPERMIAHFTRGFETYRRTAPDDADASRASAVFDRLYREHEDPWRYLTSPYEARKRALTLAVLPRPRYGTVVEAGASIGVLTAALAERAERVVGLEASQVAVERAAAHLAEIPHAEVRRAVLPADWPADVGPAEEGAGAPADLVVASEIGYFLQPEELDALVDAADASLGAGGELLLCHWRQPITGWPLDGDAVHDRVAADPRWRLLSEHVEADLRLSVHARAAAATHAVAVVPAMDEAEHLPAGLDALSAALDLWEAQHTQGSAAVVTVVPADDAPTLEAAHAARARDPRIRVLELAPGAGGVGRARAAAARHARGLFPDVPAEALWLASTDADTRVPADWLVGQPALAARRRADGQVLVLGTVDLPAHADDDLAHRWRADYEHREDHPHVHGANLGLPWGLYERAGGFAEVAEHEDVRLAEAVRALGEDRVLATDRVRVHTSSRLEGRTPGGFAGFLRGLLEEGAAEG
- a CDS encoding acyl-CoA dehydrogenase family protein, with protein sequence MSETPWVHLPGAEGDGRPAAPTEAEAALLAAARDGEDGEAGIEPILALLSGDDAAASLDLPLTGAGRTRRQWELLASVGAVSLPAARVLEPHLDALSILDQAGVPAPRGVLGVYASESGGVSPSARPAPGAAVGDEDAVWRLDGDKPWCSLADRCTAAVVTARQEDGLRRAFLVDLGEPGMEVADPRWPSLGLAPITTVGLRFADVPAVPVGGPEWYLRRPGFAWGGIGVAAVWFGGAVHVARTLRTSLERRTAAASDGSGPGPDQVGLAALGRVDRHLHAMASLLGRAADDVDAGRLDHAHGLVEADRIRGTVAQLCTEVLDVVGQATGPGPLTGDAAHARAVADLQVYLRQHHGPRDDARLAESLLAADPAERAELQPW
- a CDS encoding Fur family transcriptional regulator, translated to MSTVTVEQPEESALLRSVGLRVTRPRVAVLQGLRRHPHADAGSLLSAVREDLPQVSHQAVYDCLHVLTDAGLVRSLQPAGSPARYELAAHDNHHHLVCRGCGDLVDVPCQTGVAPCLHAPEDHGFLIEEAEVYYWGLCPDCRSGGYTTTSDGTPAPAPPAP
- the pgm gene encoding phosphoglucomutase (alpha-D-glucose-1,6-bisphosphate-dependent) produces the protein MSTPAAGRAGTPALPEDLIDVEALLAAYRDLHPDPADPAQKVVFGTSGHRGSALKSSFNDDHIAAITQAVVEYRAEHGITGAILVGKDTHALSGPAQDTAVQVLLANDVEVLVDSRGGFTPTPAVSHAILHLNAGRDLTAAGFSADGDNAGLVDGLVITPSHNPPADGGFKYNPPHGGPADTDATSWIAARANDLLAARLDGVTRLAPEDVEGHAKLGSFDFLDRYVTDLPQVIDLDAIREAGVRIGADPMGGASVAYWGEIGRRHGLDLTVVNPDVDPQFGFMTLDWDGKIRMDCSSPNAMASLIERMTPDADGHAPFDVATGNDADSDRHGIVTPDGGLMNPNHFLAVSIDYLYRNRSQWPQNAGVGKTLVSSSMIDRVATDLGRELVEVPVGFKWFVPGLLSGTGVFGGEESAGASFVKFDGGAWSTDKDGLLLCLLAAEIQAVTGQSPSERYRDLVALHGDPAYARIDAPATAEQKAALKALSPDDVTATELAGETILAALTNAPGNDAPIGGLKVVTKNAWFAARPSGTEDVYKIYAESFLGEEHLKQVQQEAQAIVDAVIS
- a CDS encoding aldehyde dehydrogenase family protein; protein product: MSTQPPGLTTDSPDSPADDPVREPLPTEALPIAPAGPRPEEPRAAVERLRAAARSRAAHPRAVRVRQLKGLKRMLTEHADRFVAALGTDLGKPSTEALITEIVSVRSEVDHALLHLTDWMEPRPVKLPLALRPASAEVRPRPKGLVLVIGAWNYPVQLALAPVVGALAAGNTVVLSPSEKAPATAAALRELVPQYLDSALVSVVAGGKDCNTELLAEPWDHILYTGGERVGRIVYEAAAKTLSPVTLELGGKSPAVVTPSRNTGAMARRITWAKFTNAGQTCVAPDYVLAVGEAALRQMTAELPAALREFYGDDPRASRDYGRLISAEHAERLREMLQADLDAGAELFVGGDVDVAGRYMAPTVVTGVKPDGALMQEELFGPILPVLTVDTFQDALDFIAERPHPLAAYLFTDRPSYHRAFDDQVQAGGLGYDVGLLHAGIATLPFGGIGASGMGAYHGIHGFETFSHLRPSIAKSDQVDTLKTAYPPYGRMKRALLPKML